A single genomic interval of Porphyromonas sp. oral taxon 275 harbors:
- a CDS encoding MATE family efflux transporter, whose protein sequence is MSATATPHTERTERLAHERIPSLLLHYGIPAVVGTMVNALYSVVDRVFIGQGVSEFAITGLALTFPIIIFMQAWGMLIGVGASSRVSILLGEGRHDEAERILGNSLLLTLVTQLATIIPVMIWLEDLLRLLGANDRTLPFAYDYLKIIIPGNIFSTLSFSFNAVMRASGYPYKAMVTMLIGAVLNTLLDALFIYGFGWGIEGAAWATVIAMAVSMAFVMHHFLSADSEVHFRRRNLRFSWQQISSILSIGMSPFFLQLLSSGVAFLINKTLADYAESPLMADRAVGAYGIINSAALVGFMFMVGIAQGMQPIVGFNYGARALPRVRQTFQICSATNLGIGLLMTLSAVVAPGLISSLFTSSPEMIEASVHALRLCLYGFAFVGFQVTATQFFQSIGFGGKALLLSISRQTLFLIPALLLFPRLWGSTGVWLALPFSDICSGVLGMALMYYQFRIFDRQFGEGR, encoded by the coding sequence ATGTCGGCTACAGCCACCCCTCATACCGAGCGCACGGAGCGCCTTGCCCACGAGCGCATCCCTAGCCTCCTCCTCCACTATGGTATCCCCGCCGTCGTGGGGACGATGGTCAACGCCCTCTACAGCGTCGTAGACCGCGTCTTCATCGGTCAGGGCGTCAGCGAATTCGCCATCACGGGCCTCGCGCTGACCTTCCCCATCATCATCTTCATGCAGGCCTGGGGCATGCTCATCGGCGTGGGCGCCTCCTCCCGCGTGTCCATCCTGCTCGGTGAGGGGCGGCATGACGAGGCTGAGCGCATCCTGGGGAATAGCCTCCTGCTGACGCTCGTCACGCAGCTGGCGACCATCATCCCCGTGATGATCTGGCTGGAGGACCTGCTGCGCCTCCTCGGGGCGAACGATAGGACGCTCCCCTTCGCCTACGACTACCTCAAGATCATCATCCCGGGGAACATCTTCTCCACCCTCAGCTTTAGCTTCAATGCCGTCATGCGTGCCTCGGGCTATCCCTACAAGGCCATGGTGACGATGCTCATCGGAGCGGTGCTGAATACCCTCCTCGACGCGCTTTTCATCTACGGCTTTGGCTGGGGGATCGAGGGTGCCGCCTGGGCTACGGTCATCGCTATGGCGGTGTCTATGGCCTTCGTGATGCACCACTTCCTGAGCGCCGATAGTGAGGTGCACTTCCGCCGCCGCAATCTGCGCTTCTCCTGGCAGCAGATCAGCTCTATCCTCTCGATCGGGATGTCGCCCTTCTTCCTGCAGCTCCTCAGCAGCGGTGTGGCCTTCCTGATCAATAAGACACTGGCCGACTACGCCGAGAGCCCGCTGATGGCCGACCGCGCTGTGGGCGCCTATGGGATCATCAATAGCGCCGCGCTGGTAGGCTTCATGTTCATGGTGGGTATCGCTCAGGGGATGCAGCCCATCGTGGGCTTCAACTACGGGGCGCGTGCCCTGCCTCGTGTGCGGCAGACCTTCCAGATCTGCTCGGCGACCAATCTCGGTATAGGGCTGCTGATGACGCTCTCGGCCGTGGTGGCGCCAGGGCTTATCTCCTCGCTCTTCACCAGTTCGCCTGAGATGATCGAGGCCTCAGTGCATGCGCTGCGCCTCTGCCTCTATGGCTTCGCCTTCGTGGGCTTCCAGGTGACGGCCACGCAGTTCTTCCAGAGCATCGGCTTCGGGGGGAAGGCACTCCTGCTGAGTATCTCGCGTCAGACGCTCTTCCTCATCCCTGCGCTCCTACTCTTCCCCCGACTCTGGGGGAGTACGGGCGTGTGGCTGGCGCTGCCCTTCTCCGACATCTGCTCCGGGGTACTGGGGATGGCGCTGATGTACTACCAGTTCCGCATCTTCGACCGTCAGTTCGGCGAAGGGCGCTAG
- a CDS encoding RagB/SusD family nutrient uptake outer membrane protein: protein MNLYKSTKKALVLALATLATTSCNVLDRDPLDQVGPKAYYNTADQLSTFPINYYASIFQGHGSGRWNAGIALYDNGTDNQAGTQPNRQTFSNDQWKVGSTGQPDISSIRNVNVFLSNVLPKYEAGTITGNADDIKHYIGEAYVIRAMLYFDVLTSYGDFPILDETKILKDTDDQLILEASRRMPRNEVARFILKDLDKAISMLRPSYPANQRLTKLAAQLLKSRVALYEGTFELHHRGSGRVPGDANWPGKDKEWNAGKTFNQQAEVEFFLTEAKNAAKVVADAVELTPNSHKMNPDLPNFSGWNPYYEMFASRSLAGYSEILLWRQYNKERGIVHLVSHQLISGTNSGWTRGLVESFLMKDGKPYYAKTGSYTDATLEEVKKDRDERLSLFLFDEKTPRFYDTEKREVRAYEFPNMIDKPEVRDVTGYAQRKYYNYDPAMRAGSEMNDVSGVPILRASEAYLNYIEASYELTKTLDADARKYWDALRKRAGITGSIDETIAATDMSKEANVNRASYDWGAFSAGQPVDKTLYSIRRERRCEFAGEGMRNEDLVRWCAMDQVKNYQIEGVNIWTKMYTYPYFIERDKQGNFVKEGGQYKSRIVADGTSKSNLSARSLGVYHRPYQIISKENNNVMYDGYTFYLAHYLAPVTIQTMELCSPTGKVDASYFYQNINWPTSADKPYALK from the coding sequence ATGAACCTATATAAGAGTACTAAGAAGGCGCTGGTGCTAGCACTGGCTACCCTGGCTACCACTTCGTGCAACGTCCTCGACCGCGATCCGCTGGACCAGGTCGGGCCCAAGGCCTACTACAACACGGCCGACCAGCTGAGCACCTTCCCCATCAACTACTACGCCTCCATCTTCCAGGGGCATGGTAGTGGGCGCTGGAACGCAGGGATCGCCCTCTATGACAACGGCACGGACAACCAGGCCGGCACCCAGCCCAACCGCCAGACCTTCAGCAATGACCAGTGGAAGGTCGGGAGCACGGGGCAGCCTGATATCTCCTCGATCCGCAATGTCAATGTCTTCCTCAGCAACGTACTGCCGAAGTACGAGGCAGGGACGATCACGGGGAACGCCGACGACATCAAGCACTACATCGGCGAGGCCTACGTCATCCGTGCCATGCTTTACTTCGACGTGCTGACCTCCTACGGCGACTTCCCCATCCTCGATGAGACGAAGATCCTCAAGGATACGGACGATCAGCTGATCCTCGAGGCCTCGCGCCGTATGCCCCGTAATGAGGTGGCTCGCTTCATCCTCAAGGACCTGGACAAGGCTATCTCGATGCTGCGTCCTAGCTACCCAGCGAACCAGCGCCTGACGAAGCTCGCCGCTCAGCTCCTCAAGAGCCGTGTCGCCCTCTATGAGGGGACCTTCGAGCTGCACCACCGCGGCTCGGGTCGTGTGCCAGGCGATGCCAACTGGCCCGGTAAGGATAAGGAGTGGAACGCAGGCAAGACCTTCAACCAGCAGGCCGAGGTAGAGTTCTTCCTCACCGAGGCTAAGAACGCCGCCAAGGTAGTGGCCGATGCCGTCGAGCTGACGCCCAATAGCCACAAGATGAACCCCGACCTGCCGAACTTCAGCGGCTGGAATCCCTACTACGAGATGTTCGCATCGCGTAGCCTGGCGGGCTACTCGGAGATCCTGCTGTGGCGCCAGTACAACAAGGAGCGCGGCATCGTGCACCTCGTCTCCCACCAGCTGATCTCGGGGACCAACTCGGGCTGGACGCGTGGGCTCGTCGAGTCCTTCCTAATGAAGGATGGTAAGCCCTACTACGCCAAGACGGGTAGCTACACCGACGCCACGCTGGAGGAGGTTAAGAAGGACAGAGACGAGCGCCTGTCGCTCTTCCTCTTCGATGAGAAGACTCCCCGCTTCTACGACACGGAGAAGCGCGAGGTACGTGCCTACGAGTTCCCCAATATGATCGACAAGCCTGAGGTACGTGACGTCACGGGCTACGCGCAGCGCAAGTACTACAACTACGACCCTGCCATGCGTGCTGGCTCTGAGATGAACGACGTCTCGGGTGTACCCATCCTGCGCGCCTCCGAGGCTTACCTCAACTACATCGAGGCAAGCTACGAGCTGACCAAGACGCTCGACGCCGACGCGCGTAAGTACTGGGATGCCCTGCGTAAGCGTGCCGGCATCACGGGCTCGATCGACGAGACGATCGCGGCTACGGATATGAGCAAGGAGGCCAACGTCAACCGCGCCTCCTACGACTGGGGTGCCTTCTCCGCAGGGCAGCCCGTGGACAAGACGCTCTACAGCATCCGCCGCGAGCGCCGCTGTGAGTTCGCTGGCGAAGGCATGCGCAATGAGGACCTCGTCCGCTGGTGTGCTATGGACCAGGTGAAGAACTATCAGATCGAGGGCGTCAACATCTGGACGAAGATGTACACCTACCCCTACTTCATCGAGCGCGACAAGCAGGGTAACTTCGTCAAGGAAGGCGGCCAGTACAAGAGCCGTATCGTCGCCGATGGTACCTCTAAGTCCAACCTCTCGGCGCGCAGCCTCGGCGTGTACCACCGTCCCTATCAGATCATCTCCAAGGAGAACAACAACGTGATGTACGACGGCTACACCTTCTACCTCGCGCACTACCTCGCGCCTGTCACCATACAGACGATGGAGCTCTGCTCGCCTACGGGTAAGGTCGACGCCAGCTACTTCTACCAGAATATCAACTGGCCGACCAGCGCGGACAAGCCCTATGCGCTGAAGTAA
- a CDS encoding DUF4295 domain-containing protein has protein sequence MAKKAVASFKKADGRTYSKVIKMVKSPKTGAYVFQEEMVPNEAVKEFFS, from the coding sequence ATGGCAAAGAAAGCAGTCGCATCGTTCAAGAAGGCTGACGGCCGTACCTACTCTAAGGTAATCAAGATGGTCAAGTCCCCTAAGACGGGCGCTTACGTCTTCCAGGAAGAGATGGTACCCAACGAAGCTGTCAAGGAGTTCTTCTCCTAA
- the rpmG gene encoding 50S ribosomal protein L33 codes for MAKKAKGNRVQVILECTEHKESGLPGTSRYITTKNRKNTTERLELKKYNPILKRMTVHKEIK; via the coding sequence ATGGCAAAGAAAGCTAAGGGCAACAGAGTGCAGGTCATCCTCGAGTGCACCGAACACAAGGAAAGCGGTCTACCCGGTACGTCCCGCTACATCACGACCAAGAACAGAAAGAACACGACAGAGCGTCTCGAGCTGAAGAAGTACAATCCCATCCTCAAGCGCATGACTGTTCACAAGGAAATCAAGTAA
- the rpmB gene encoding 50S ribosomal protein L28 → MSKICQITGKKAMVGNNVSHSNRKTKRRFDVNLFTKKFFWPEEGCWVALKVSAAGLRIINKIGLDAAIRQAADKGYLSEIKVK, encoded by the coding sequence ATGTCAAAGATTTGTCAGATTACAGGCAAGAAGGCCATGGTCGGCAACAACGTCTCGCACTCCAACCGCAAGACGAAGCGCCGCTTTGATGTCAACCTGTTTACCAAGAAGTTCTTCTGGCCAGAAGAAGGATGCTGGGTCGCCCTCAAGGTCTCGGCCGCTGGGCTCCGCATCATCAACAAGATCGGTCTCGATGCTGCTATCCGTCAGGCTGCAGATAAGGGCTATCTAAGTGAAATCAAAGTAAAGTAG